One segment of Mus caroli chromosome 6, CAROLI_EIJ_v1.1, whole genome shotgun sequence DNA contains the following:
- the Sh2d6 gene encoding SH2 domain-containing protein 6 isoform X3, whose product MARGLPINPSFPTRPTSGYHFPLKTAMNLQPAKQGPVFGRQGRGTSARMVTKKPDEDIYLECEPDPVPVLTRSLSSKALIPPVPLPRTSGLPKSVAGHQEARNGAMDGALKGSVLTREAASMCPKISCHVEIRQGLSAGRRLSASSIAPALSSSAAENGSLLGQPWYSGNCDRQSVERALLHFQKDGAYTVRLSSGPHRSQPFTLAVLLRGRVFNIPIRQLDGGHHFALGREGRNHEELFSSVAAMVQHYTKHPLPLVDRHSGNRTLTYLRFPTKP is encoded by the exons ATGGCCAGAGGACTCCCCATAAACCCTTCTTTCCCAACCCGTCCTACCTCTGGCTACCATTTCCCG CTGAAGACAGCAATGAACCTGCAGCCTGCAAAGCAGGGACCTGTTTTTGGAAGGCAAG GGCGAGGTACATCTGCTAGAATG GTAACAAAGAAACCAGATGAGGACATCTACCTGGAGTGTGAGCCGGATCCAG TTCCAGTCTTGACTAGGTCTCTAAGCTCCAAAGCCCTGATACCTCCAGTTCCTCTACCAAGAACATCTGGATTGCCCAA GTCAGTGGCTGGTCACCAGGAGGCTCGGAAT GGAGCTATGGATGGAGCGTTGAAAG GGTCTGTGCTAACTCGAGAAGCTGCCAGTATGTGTCCCAAGATCAGTTGTCACGTGGAGATCAGGCAAGGCCTGTCTG caGGAAGGAGGCTGTCTGCTTCCTCCATAGCCCCTGCTCTGAGTAGCTCTGCTGCTGAG AATGGTAGTCTGCTGGGTCAGCCTTGGTACTCCGGAAACTGTGACCGTCAGTCTGTTGAGAGAGCCCTGCTTCACTTCCAAAAG GATGGGGCCTACACGGTGCGCCTCAGCTCTGGGCCTCACAGGTCCCAGCCCTTCACTTTAGCAGTACTCCTCAGAGGCCGCGTCTTCAACATTCCCATCAGGCAACTGGATGGCGGGCACCACTTTGCCCTGGGTCGGGAGGGCAGGAATCATGAGGAG CTCTTCTCCTCGGTGGCCGCCATGGTTCAGCATTACACGAAGCACCCCCTGCCCCTTGTGGACAGACACAGCGGCAACCGGACACTCACCTACCTGCGCTTCCCCACCAAGCCCTGA
- the Sh2d6 gene encoding SH2 domain-containing protein 6 isoform X2 has translation MSHPPSSLRHQHPFLKAQEEGEEEDKYELPPCEVLPVSLAPAQSLGSKDDSLYLDRSGPLDPSKPPLAPPQSNMARGLPINPSFPTRPTSGYHFPLKTAMNLQPAKQGPVFGRQGRGTSARMVTKKPDEDIYLECEPDPVPVLTRSLSSKALIPPVPLPRTSGLPKSVAGHQEARNGAMDGALKAGRRLSASSIAPALSSSAAENGSLLGQPWYSGNCDRQSVERALLHFQKDGAYTVRLSSGPHRSQPFTLAVLLRGRVFNIPIRQLDGGHHFALGREGRNHEELFSSVAAMVQHYTKHPLPLVDRHSGNRTLTYLRFPTKP, from the exons ATGTCCCATCCTCCATCTTCCCTACGCCACCAGCATCCCTTTTTGAAGGcccaggaagagggagaagaggaggataaATATGAGCTGCCCCCCTGTGAGGTTCTGCCCGTCAGTCTGGCCCCTGCACAGTCTCTTGGCTCTAAAGACGACTCCTTGTATCTGG ATCGTTCTGGGCCCCTGGATCCATCCAAGCCACCACTGGCCCCGCCTCAGTCTAACATGGCCAGAGGACTCCCCATAAACCCTTCTTTCCCAACCCGTCCTACCTCTGGCTACCATTTCCCG CTGAAGACAGCAATGAACCTGCAGCCTGCAAAGCAGGGACCTGTTTTTGGAAGGCAAG GGCGAGGTACATCTGCTAGAATG GTAACAAAGAAACCAGATGAGGACATCTACCTGGAGTGTGAGCCGGATCCAG TTCCAGTCTTGACTAGGTCTCTAAGCTCCAAAGCCCTGATACCTCCAGTTCCTCTACCAAGAACATCTGGATTGCCCAA GTCAGTGGCTGGTCACCAGGAGGCTCGGAAT GGAGCTATGGATGGAGCGTTGAAAG caGGAAGGAGGCTGTCTGCTTCCTCCATAGCCCCTGCTCTGAGTAGCTCTGCTGCTGAG AATGGTAGTCTGCTGGGTCAGCCTTGGTACTCCGGAAACTGTGACCGTCAGTCTGTTGAGAGAGCCCTGCTTCACTTCCAAAAG GATGGGGCCTACACGGTGCGCCTCAGCTCTGGGCCTCACAGGTCCCAGCCCTTCACTTTAGCAGTACTCCTCAGAGGCCGCGTCTTCAACATTCCCATCAGGCAACTGGATGGCGGGCACCACTTTGCCCTGGGTCGGGAGGGCAGGAATCATGAGGAG CTCTTCTCCTCGGTGGCCGCCATGGTTCAGCATTACACGAAGCACCCCCTGCCCCTTGTGGACAGACACAGCGGCAACCGGACACTCACCTACCTGCGCTTCCCCACCAAGCCCTGA
- the Sh2d6 gene encoding SH2 domain-containing protein 6 isoform X1, translating into MSHPPSSLRHQHPFLKAQEEGEEEDKYELPPCEVLPVSLAPAQSLGSKDDSLYLDRSGPLDPSKPPLAPPQSNMARGLPINPSFPTRPTSGYHFPLKTAMNLQPAKQGPVFGRQGRGTSARMVTKKPDEDIYLECEPDPVPVLTRSLSSKALIPPVPLPRTSGLPKSVAGHQEARNGAMDGALKGSVLTREAASMCPKISCHVEIRQGLSAGRRLSASSIAPALSSSAAENGSLLGQPWYSGNCDRQSVERALLHFQKDGAYTVRLSSGPHRSQPFTLAVLLRGRVFNIPIRQLDGGHHFALGREGRNHEELFSSVAAMVQHYTKHPLPLVDRHSGNRTLTYLRFPTKP; encoded by the exons ATGTCCCATCCTCCATCTTCCCTACGCCACCAGCATCCCTTTTTGAAGGcccaggaagagggagaagaggaggataaATATGAGCTGCCCCCCTGTGAGGTTCTGCCCGTCAGTCTGGCCCCTGCACAGTCTCTTGGCTCTAAAGACGACTCCTTGTATCTGG ATCGTTCTGGGCCCCTGGATCCATCCAAGCCACCACTGGCCCCGCCTCAGTCTAACATGGCCAGAGGACTCCCCATAAACCCTTCTTTCCCAACCCGTCCTACCTCTGGCTACCATTTCCCG CTGAAGACAGCAATGAACCTGCAGCCTGCAAAGCAGGGACCTGTTTTTGGAAGGCAAG GGCGAGGTACATCTGCTAGAATG GTAACAAAGAAACCAGATGAGGACATCTACCTGGAGTGTGAGCCGGATCCAG TTCCAGTCTTGACTAGGTCTCTAAGCTCCAAAGCCCTGATACCTCCAGTTCCTCTACCAAGAACATCTGGATTGCCCAA GTCAGTGGCTGGTCACCAGGAGGCTCGGAAT GGAGCTATGGATGGAGCGTTGAAAG GGTCTGTGCTAACTCGAGAAGCTGCCAGTATGTGTCCCAAGATCAGTTGTCACGTGGAGATCAGGCAAGGCCTGTCTG caGGAAGGAGGCTGTCTGCTTCCTCCATAGCCCCTGCTCTGAGTAGCTCTGCTGCTGAG AATGGTAGTCTGCTGGGTCAGCCTTGGTACTCCGGAAACTGTGACCGTCAGTCTGTTGAGAGAGCCCTGCTTCACTTCCAAAAG GATGGGGCCTACACGGTGCGCCTCAGCTCTGGGCCTCACAGGTCCCAGCCCTTCACTTTAGCAGTACTCCTCAGAGGCCGCGTCTTCAACATTCCCATCAGGCAACTGGATGGCGGGCACCACTTTGCCCTGGGTCGGGAGGGCAGGAATCATGAGGAG CTCTTCTCCTCGGTGGCCGCCATGGTTCAGCATTACACGAAGCACCCCCTGCCCCTTGTGGACAGACACAGCGGCAACCGGACACTCACCTACCTGCGCTTCCCCACCAAGCCCTGA